TCCCAGGGATTCATCGAGACGTAGACAGGCATCGGGTTGGGGTTCGTTATTCTCATCCAACCGCACGGTGGCATTGTCCATCAGTTCAATGCCGGGGGTGGCTAGCCAGTAAGTACCTAGCCATGTGATTATGGCTGCATGGGGCTTACTATGTTTGCGAGCGCAAACGGGAGATGCCATGAATACCCTACCTTCAATTAATTCAATTTTTTTGTGCTGGGGCATGGCATGGTAGCGTCGCTCAAACTCATCACGGGAGAGGCGATCGCCATTCTCTAACGGTGGTAGTGAAGGGGTCTGGGTTAGCTCTGCAACCATCTTACCTGTCCTCTGACTTGGTCTTTCCAGTGTGGTTGTTCTCAATGGGAAATGGTATTCTTTTTGATTGTACTCGATCAATCACTGCTCGCGCCCAAGCCTGCACTTGACAGTCCTCACGTCTACGTCTGCCTGTCTGTCTACTCCATCTCTTAAACTCTGTACTCCCGACTCTGTACCCCGAACTCCTCCCAAATCCTCCCATACCTCATCGGTACCTCGGAAGTCGTAGGGACTTTCAGGAATCCCACCTCGACCAATGTTGACAAAGGAACCTGTGGTGCGCTGACCGGGCTTACAAGCTTGGGCGATCTGGTTAGAGGCATCTCCTAAGCCCTCTGGAAGAGGCACCAAGCCACGGGAAATGTCTAGATTGGGCAATGTGACTATTCCTGATACGCCTGCTGCTGATGCGGCAGAAATGTCCACTCGGCTATTGCCCCGGAACTGACCAAAGCTCCCTGGATTGCGTCCCACCGCCACTGCCTGCCCGGTGCCAAACAGGTTGGCTAGGAATCCTGGTGAGTTGATAGTGATGTTGCCCCCTGGCCCTAGTTCAGCATTGGCGAGGATATCGCTGTCGTTCAGGGCAAGGAAGATGGTGGAGTTGATGCTAATGTTGCCGCCACCCCCGGTGCTGTCGAAGACGCTGGTGCTGATCAGGCTGCTGCCCTGGAGGCGGATATCTTCAGCTTGGATAGCAATGTTGCCACCTCCAGCTCGGAAAGAAGTGGCAGTGATTAGACCATCACGGGCATTGAAGGTATTTGCTAAGTTGAGGGTGATGTTGGCAGCAGATCCCTCGTTGCAGGAACATTCTCCCCGACTGGAGATTTCCCCTAGATTGGTGAGGGTGAGATTGTTGGCTTGCAGGGTGATGTCCCCGGCTCGTCCGTTGCCATTGATTAGGGAGATGAGCAGTCCTCGATCGCTAATCGTTAAATCCCCCGTTTGCACGGTCAATTGTCCAGCATTGGTATTGCCCCTAGCAGCAGTGGATAAGGAGCCAAGTCCAGAGATGGTCACACCTTCACTCGCCTGCACCGACAACGCACCTGCACTCCCTTGGGGAGCGCTACGAGCAGCGTCTAGGGCAATGGTGAAGATAGCATTGAAAATAGCAGTCACTTGCGGTGTAGAAAACCCTGGACCGAGGGTGCTGCCAATGGTATTCAAAAAATCAGCAAAGGTGGCTTCTAGGGCAAGAACATCTAGACTGCTTGTATTGACCGATGCTCCATTCAAAATCGTTAAGGTTCTGGTGGCAAGGGTGAGGTTGTTGCCGGAACCAGCACCAACGGCTCCTGTGCTAATGCCACCGCCATCAGTCGCGACGATCGTGTCTGCTGTAACATCCAGATTGCCGCCGCTGCCCTGTCCAGTCAAGGCAGTGGTAATCGTGCCATTGCGGGTAACCACGGTGTTGGCAGCAATGGACAGGTTGCCGCCATTCCCTTGCCCCACCACGGCGGTATTGATGTTGGCATTATCCACCCTAAGCCTGCCTGTTTCAATGGTCAACGTGCCACCATTGACTAGCCCAATGCCGATCGTACTCAGGGTGCTGTTACTCTCCACTGTGACTGACTCGGTAGCCCGCACAGTCAAGTTCCCGGCGGTACCCGTCAGAAATGTACCGGATGACACCACAGCTTGGTTTTGCAGCAGCAGGGTAGGAGCCTGGATTAACAGATTACCACTGGTGCCACTCACAGTGCTGGTTTGAATCACGCTGCGATCGCTCACGGTTACGCCCCGTCTTGCCTGAATGGTCACATCGCCAGCACTACCACCGCCACCCAGTACGGTGGAGGCGATCGCCGCAGCACCTTGCATCTGCAATTGCCCGGTGGTGAGGCTGATGTTGCCGCCATTAGCCCCAGCGGCGGTGATGGTGTCGGTGTTGCCGTTGGTGAGGGTAACGGTGTCGGCAGCGCGAATCGTGATGTCGCCAGCAGTGCCGAGCAGGGCATCGGTGTAGATTCGGGCACCATTTTGCACAAGGAGATTGGTGGTGGCGATCGTAATCTCTCCCCCGTTGCCTGCTGTCGGTAATCCCGATAACGATGCCGCCTCTGCAGTGATGCGGCTAGGGCCATCAAGCCCAGACCCACTCAGTTCAACCTCCCTGGCTTGGATGACGATTTTTCCGGCAGCTTGACTGTTGCCA
The window above is part of the Cyanobacteriota bacterium genome. Proteins encoded here:
- a CDS encoding Uma2 family endonuclease, whose protein sequence is MVAELTQTPSLPPLENGDRLSRDEFERRYHAMPQHKKIELIEGRVFMASPVCARKHSKPHAAIITWLGTYWLATPGIELMDNATVRLDENNEPQPDACLRLDESLG